In one Mauremys mutica isolate MM-2020 ecotype Southern chromosome 3, ASM2049712v1, whole genome shotgun sequence genomic region, the following are encoded:
- the LOC123367124 gene encoding trace amine-associated receptor 5-like, whose protein sequence is MSSVQKPGANEVVSTPLCYEVNGSCSRTLHSFGIQLAIYIACAMGMLLTILGNLMVVIAVSHFNTLHTPTNFLLLSLALADLLLGIMVLPFSTIRSVESCWYFGDDFCRLHTFLDTVFCLTSIFHLCFISIDRHYAICDPLLYPTKFTIRLACVYIVIGWGVPMIYTFVLLYTNAIEEGLGHFLQDMPCVGRCQLLFNKLWGWLNFPLFFFPCLIMITLYVKIFIVANRQARQISSMNKSAGFGLHLGASKRERKAAKTLGIAVGIYLLCWLPFTIDTMLDCLLNFITPPVLFDVFIWFAYFNSACHPLIYVFSYRWFRKAIKLILTRNIFDSGTSTVDLYQE, encoded by the coding sequence ATGAGCTCTGTCCAGAAGCCAGGTGCTAATGAAGTGGTGTCCACTCCATTGTGCTATGAAGTGAATGGTTCCTGCTCCAGAACGCTTCACTCCTTTGGCATCCAGCTGGCCATCTACATAGCCTGTGCCATGGGCATGCTGCTCACCATACTGGGGAACCTGATGGTGGTGATTGCAGTCTCCCACTTCAATACCCTACATACCCCCACCAACTTCTTACTACTCTCCCTGGCCCTTGCAGATCTCCTCCTGGGGATAATGGTGCTGCCCTTCAGCACTATCCGATCTGTGGAGAGCTGCTGGTATTTTGGAGATGACTTTTGTAGGCTGCATACCTTTCTGGACACTGTCTTTTGTTTGACCTCTATATTTCATCTGTGTTTTATTTCCATTGATCGTCACTATGCTATCTGTGATCCTTTGCTCTACCCCACTAAGTTTACCATAAGATTGGCTTGTGTTTATATAGTGATAGGGTGGGGGGTCCCCATGATTTATACTTTTGTCTTGCTCTATACCAATGCAATTGAAGAAGGGTTGGGCCATTTCTTACAAGACATGCCCTGTGTTGGTAGATGTCAGCTGCTGTTCAACAAGCTCTGGGGCTGGTTGAATTTCCCTCTCTTCTTCTTCCCCTGCCTCATAATGATTACTTTGTATGTGAAAATATTTATTGTGGCAAACAGACAAGCTAGACAGATAAGCAGCATGAACAAGAGTGCTGGATTTGGGCTACACTTAGGAGCATCAAAGAGGGAAAGAAAGGCAGCTAAAACTCTTGGTATAGCTGTAGGAATCTACCTCCTGTGCTGGCTGCCTTTTACTATAGACACCATGCTAGACTGTCTTCTAAATTTCATTACCCCACCAGTTCTCTTTGATGTCTTTATCTGGTTTGCTTACTTTAATTCAGCCTGCCATCCCTTGATTTATGTGTTTTCCTACCGTTGGTTCAGGAAGGCAATTAAACTAATTTTAACTCGCAACATCTTTGATTCTGGGACATCTACTGTTGACTTGTACCAGGAATGA
- the LOC123366875 gene encoding trace amine-associated receptor 4-like — translation MNSSNLWSPRNVQYCFDSVNNSCPRNVRSTISLWAMYIFMVGAIVLTMGGNMLVIISIAHFKQLHSPTNFLICSMATTDFLLSFMVMPYSMIRSIESCWYFGDLFCKIHTCCDIMLCTTSIFHLCFISVDRYYAVCDPLHYVTKITIPVIVLFLLISWSVPFLLAFGLVFSELNIVGIEEYVTSIDCCGFCAFILNKLWGVMASLIAFFFPGTVMMGIYVHIFTVARKHARQIAKIPSAIKCVSAMKNKISTKKENKATKTLSIVMGVFVFCWLPFFILTIADPFINFSTPEDLYNAFLWLGYCNSTCNPIIYGLFYSWFRKAFKMIVTGTIFRPDSSTLTLFPANT, via the coding sequence ATGAATTCATCCAACCTCTGGAGTCCACGGAATGTGCAGTATTGCTTTGACTCTGTTAACAATTCATGTCCTAGAAATGTAAGGTCTACAATCAGTCTTTGGGCTATGTACATCTTCATGGTGGGAGCAATAGTGCTCACAATGGGTGGAAATATGCTTGTGATCATTTCCATCGCTCATTTCAAACAGCTTCACTCTCCAACTAACTTCCTGATCTGCTCCATGGCAACTACCGACTTTTTGCTTAGTTTCATGGTTATGCCCTACAGTATGATCAGGTCTATAGAGTCATGCTGGTATTTTGGAGACCTCTTCTGCAAAATCCATACTTGTTGTGATATAATGCTCTGCACCACCTCTATTTTCCATCTATGTTTTATCTCTGTTGACCGTTACTATGCAGTTTGTGACCCACTGCATTATGTCACCAAAATAACTATCCCTGTGATAGTACTATTTTTATTAATTAGCTGGTCTGTCCCATTCTTATTGGCTTTTGGCCTAGTTTTCTCAGAGTTGAATATTGTTGGCATTGAAGAATACGTGACTTCCATTGACTGCTGTGGTTTCTGTGCCTTCATACTTAACAAGCTCTGGGGAGTGATGGCTTCTCTTATAGCCTTCTTTTTCCCAGGCACAGTGATGATGGGCATCTATGTCCACATATTTACAGTGGCAAGAAAACATGCCAGACAAATTGCTAAAATCCCCAGTGCAATAAAATGTGTCTCtgcaatgaaaaacaaaatctccacaaaaaaagagaacaaagcaACTAAAACTTTGAGTATAGTTatgggggtgtttgttttttgttggctGCCTTTCTTTATTCTTACAATAGCTGATCCTTTTATTAACTTCTCAACACCTGAAGACTTGTACAATGCCTTCCTCTGGCTGGGATACTGCAATTCTACTTGTAATCCAATCatttatggtttattttattcTTGGTTTCGCAAAGCGTTTAAAATGATTGTGACTGGTACAATCTTCAGACCAGATTCCTCTACTCTTACTTTATTTCCCGCAAATACTTAG